gttaaaaaataaatatttttatattattatatgccgGCGTAAGCgcacatgtattatatattaattatttgagtggcgaatatatattatattaattatttgagTTGCGAAGGGACGACAAAGTATAAATTCGTGAGAGGTTCACTCACCCTCTTCGCCTCCTACTGCTTTAGGATGCGCCTCGCGCGGTTAATTGGAACCCTCTCTCCTCGTCATCCTCCTCCTCGCTCCCTCCCCTtctccaccacctcctcctcctcctcgtccgtGGCCTCCGACGCCCCCGCTCGGGTCCTCGGAGTCGGCGGCGTCCTCCGCGGCGAGCCTCGGCGGTTCTCCGGCGCGGACGTGGCCGCGTACGCGGCGGTGAGCGGCGACCGCAACCCCCTCCACCTCGACGCCGAGTTCGCGCGGGGCGTCGCCGGGTTCGAGCGCGGGAGCGTCGTCCACGGCATGCTCGTCGCCTCCCTCTTCCCCTCCCTCATCGCCTCCCACTTCGTACGCTTCCCCTCCCTCTTTCCggaatttcgtcgaacaggtggTGGGCGGATGAGTTGTGTGCGCAGTTACGAGTCTGGGGAGTTGGGTTTGATTCGGGAAGGTC
This genomic window from Ananas comosus cultivar F153 linkage group 3, ASM154086v1, whole genome shotgun sequence contains:
- the LOC109707652 gene encoding uncharacterized protein LOC109707652 isoform X1 is translated as MRLARLIGTLSPRHPPPRSLPFSTTSSSSSSVASDAPARVLGVGGVLRGEPRRFSGADVAAYAAVSGDRNPLHLDAEFARGVAGFERGSVVHGMLVASLFPSLIASHFPGAIYVAQTLSFRQPVYVGDEVVAEVQAIYLKESKKRYIAKFTTKCFTNQECLVIDGEATTLLPTLVLNK